The following proteins come from a genomic window of Solwaraspora sp. WMMA2065:
- a CDS encoding tyrosine-protein phosphatase has translation MTAAATRSLAFATMFNFRDIGGYPGLDGRTVRWQRIYRADSPHRLDADDAAAFDALGVRTVIDLRRPHEVETYGRIPPADGFEYHNIHLRHQDWGEIPYQPDQGAARYLADRYHDLTEQAADGFVAAISLLAEARTAPAVVHCMAGKDRTGLVCAMTLSLLGVRDSVIAEDYALSNAGSERLLAWLRTQAGNDHLVPVPFFSCPAEAMQTFLTELRQRHGSVEGYLRAAGLPADRITALRDHLLTQ, from the coding sequence ATGACTGCCGCCGCCACCCGCTCGTTGGCCTTCGCGACCATGTTCAACTTCCGCGACATCGGGGGCTACCCGGGGCTCGACGGCCGTACGGTCCGCTGGCAGCGGATCTACCGGGCCGACTCGCCGCACCGGCTCGACGCCGACGACGCGGCGGCGTTCGACGCGCTCGGCGTACGGACCGTGATCGACCTGCGCCGGCCGCACGAGGTCGAGACGTACGGACGGATCCCGCCAGCGGACGGCTTCGAATACCACAACATCCACCTACGGCACCAGGACTGGGGCGAGATCCCCTACCAGCCGGATCAGGGTGCCGCCCGCTACCTGGCCGACCGCTACCACGATCTGACCGAGCAGGCCGCGGATGGCTTCGTCGCGGCGATCTCGCTGCTGGCCGAGGCACGGACCGCACCGGCGGTGGTGCACTGCATGGCCGGCAAGGACCGCACCGGGCTGGTCTGCGCGATGACGCTGTCCCTGCTCGGGGTCCGGGATTCGGTGATCGCCGAGGACTACGCGTTGAGCAACGCCGGCAGCGAACGGCTGCTCGCCTGGCTGCGTACCCAGGCCGGCAACGACCATCTGGTGCCGGTGCCGTTCTTCTCCTGCCCGGCCGAGGCGATGCAGACGTTCCTCACCGAGCTGCGGCAGCGGCACGGCTCGGTTGAGGGGTACCTGCGCGCAGCCGGGCTGCCCGCAGACCGGATCACGGCGTTGCGCGACCACCTGTTGACCCAGTGA
- a CDS encoding PRC-barrel domain containing protein — protein MDRLDPQHTALTGPAGGQGDVVGGTPAGTFDPWRYRDDAGVDGANLAGYHVEATDGGIGKIDSATEEVDGSHLVVDTGPWIFGRKVMLPAGVVNHVDHDEQKVYVDRDKSQIKDAPEYDGTSSTDPAYRDKLSAYYGGATGTPVPPMAPGRII, from the coding sequence ATGGACAGGCTCGATCCGCAACACACCGCACTGACGGGGCCGGCCGGTGGTCAGGGTGACGTCGTGGGCGGCACCCCGGCCGGCACGTTCGACCCGTGGCGCTACCGCGACGACGCGGGGGTCGACGGCGCCAACCTGGCCGGCTACCACGTCGAGGCGACCGACGGCGGCATCGGCAAGATCGACTCCGCCACCGAAGAGGTGGACGGCAGCCATCTGGTGGTCGACACCGGGCCGTGGATCTTCGGCCGGAAGGTGATGCTGCCGGCCGGGGTGGTCAACCACGTCGACCACGACGAGCAGAAGGTCTACGTCGACCGCGACAAGAGCCAGATCAAGGACGCCCCCGAGTACGACGGGACCAGCTCGACAGATCCGGCGTACCGCGACAAGCTGAGCGCCTACTACGGCGGTGCCACCGGCACCCCGGTCCCGCCGATGGCGCCGGGCCGGATCATCTGA
- the cimA gene encoding citramalate synthase yields the protein MTFQVYDTTLRDGAQREGISYSVVDKLAVARLLDDFGVGFIEGGWPGAMPKDTEFFRRARTELDLRHAVLVAFGATRKAGVKVADDPQVRALLDAETPAVCLVAKSDIRHVERALRTTGAENLAMVTDTVAHFVAEGRRVFLDCEHFFDGFRHDPAYTASVVSAAAAAGAEVVVMCDTNGGMLPSQIGAAIADLVDRTGLSADRLGIHCQNDTSCAVANTIAAVEAGVRHFQGTANGYGERPGNADLFAVVANLQLKLGLPVLPDGCLEQMVRVSHAIAEIANIAPDTHQAYVGAAAFAHKAGLHASAIKVDPLLYNHVDPSVVGNDMRILVTEMAGRASIELKSRELGVDLAGHPDALSRVTKRVKELEAGGWSFEAADASFELLVRSELAADTGAVTTRPFALESYRVLVEHREDGAVVSEATVKVRVRGERVIATAEGNGPVNALDEALRVALRSHYPDLADFRLADYKVRILEGSQGTGAITRVLVETVDGNARDWTTVGVHENVVEASWHALVDALTYGLARSRTTTGV from the coding sequence ATGACTTTCCAGGTCTATGACACGACTCTGCGCGACGGTGCGCAGCGTGAGGGCATCAGCTACTCGGTGGTCGACAAACTCGCCGTCGCGCGGCTGCTGGACGACTTCGGCGTCGGCTTCATCGAGGGCGGCTGGCCCGGCGCGATGCCGAAGGACACCGAGTTCTTCCGCAGAGCCCGCACCGAACTCGATCTGCGGCACGCCGTACTCGTCGCGTTCGGTGCCACCCGCAAGGCCGGCGTCAAGGTCGCCGACGATCCGCAGGTACGGGCCCTGCTCGACGCCGAGACACCAGCGGTCTGCCTGGTCGCCAAGTCCGACATCCGGCACGTCGAACGGGCGCTGCGCACCACCGGCGCGGAGAACCTGGCGATGGTCACCGACACGGTCGCGCACTTCGTCGCCGAGGGCCGGCGGGTCTTCCTCGACTGCGAACACTTCTTCGACGGCTTCCGGCACGACCCGGCGTACACCGCCTCGGTGGTCAGCGCGGCGGCCGCCGCCGGCGCCGAGGTCGTGGTGATGTGCGACACCAATGGCGGGATGCTGCCGTCACAGATCGGCGCGGCGATCGCCGATCTGGTCGACCGGACCGGGCTGAGCGCCGACCGGCTCGGCATCCACTGCCAGAACGACACCTCCTGCGCGGTGGCCAACACCATCGCCGCCGTCGAGGCGGGCGTCCGGCACTTCCAGGGCACCGCCAACGGGTACGGCGAACGCCCCGGCAACGCCGACCTGTTCGCCGTCGTCGCCAACCTGCAACTCAAGCTCGGGCTGCCGGTCCTACCGGACGGCTGCCTGGAACAGATGGTGCGCGTCTCGCACGCCATCGCCGAGATCGCCAACATCGCCCCCGACACCCACCAGGCCTACGTCGGGGCCGCCGCCTTCGCCCACAAGGCGGGGCTGCACGCGAGTGCGATCAAAGTGGATCCGTTGCTGTACAACCACGTCGACCCGTCGGTTGTCGGCAACGACATGCGGATCCTGGTGACCGAGATGGCCGGCCGGGCCAGCATCGAGTTGAAGAGTCGTGAACTCGGTGTCGACCTGGCCGGCCATCCGGACGCGCTGTCCCGGGTCACCAAGCGGGTCAAGGAGCTGGAGGCCGGCGGCTGGTCCTTCGAAGCCGCCGACGCCTCGTTCGAGCTGCTGGTCCGCTCCGAGTTGGCGGCCGACACCGGTGCCGTCACCACCCGGCCGTTCGCCCTGGAGTCCTACCGGGTGCTGGTGGAGCACCGCGAGGACGGCGCGGTGGTCTCCGAGGCCACCGTCAAGGTCCGGGTACGCGGCGAGCGGGTGATCGCCACCGCCGAGGGCAACGGCCCGGTCAACGCCCTCGACGAGGCGTTGCGGGTGGCGCTGCGCAGCCACTACCCGGACCTGGCCGACTTCCGGTTGGCCGACTACAAGGTGCGGATCCTGGAAGGCAGCCAGGGCACCGGGGCGATCACCCGGGTGCTGGTGGAGACGGTCGACGGCAACGCCCGGGACTGGACCACCGTCGGGGTGCACGAGAACGTGGTCGAGGCCAGCTGGCACGCCCTGGTCGACGCGCTCACCTACGGACTGGCCCGCAGCCGGACCACCACTGGCGTCTGA
- a CDS encoding endonuclease/exonuclease/phosphatase family protein has protein sequence MTAPQTSSTPQPPASTRRRPAGWLVWPVVLPGLLWAVLRLAGWESGPLVQLLAFTPYVAAWTVVPLAVVVWSRRWWASGAALLAVVSLAVAVLPRAVPDGGRTATAADGVTVRVATANLLAGAADLTVLMELLRRERVDVLAMQEFTPAAEAELDRLGVGDLLPYRRADPEVGTTGSAVYARWPVTDDGVRRNVGGFAQSYGTVRPPGSGPVRVESAHPMAPFALHTLSSWRADLAGQPRPDPQGPPRILAGDFNATLDHAALRRLIAAGYVDAADATGDGLVGTWGPYSGSPIPPVTLDRVLVDDRIGVRSVTVHRVPGSDHRMVVAGLVLPAA, from the coding sequence GTGACCGCGCCACAGACCAGTTCCACCCCGCAACCCCCGGCCAGCACCAGGCGCCGCCCGGCCGGTTGGCTGGTGTGGCCGGTGGTGCTGCCGGGGCTGCTCTGGGCGGTGCTGCGGCTGGCCGGCTGGGAGTCCGGCCCGCTGGTGCAGCTGCTCGCGTTCACCCCGTACGTGGCGGCCTGGACGGTTGTCCCGCTGGCGGTGGTGGTCTGGTCCCGGCGGTGGTGGGCCAGCGGTGCCGCGCTGCTGGCGGTGGTGTCGTTGGCCGTCGCGGTGCTGCCCCGGGCGGTGCCGGACGGCGGCCGGACCGCGACCGCCGCCGACGGGGTCACGGTCCGGGTCGCCACGGCCAACCTGCTGGCCGGGGCGGCGGACCTGACGGTGCTGATGGAGTTGCTGCGCCGGGAGCGGGTGGACGTGCTGGCGATGCAGGAGTTCACTCCGGCGGCCGAGGCCGAGCTGGACCGGCTCGGCGTCGGCGACCTGTTGCCGTACCGCCGGGCCGATCCGGAGGTGGGGACCACCGGGTCGGCGGTCTACGCGCGCTGGCCGGTCACCGACGACGGGGTGCGGCGCAACGTGGGCGGCTTCGCCCAGTCGTACGGCACGGTCCGCCCGCCGGGCAGCGGGCCGGTACGGGTCGAGTCGGCGCACCCGATGGCGCCGTTCGCGCTGCACACCCTGTCGTCGTGGCGGGCCGACCTGGCCGGACAGCCCCGCCCCGACCCGCAGGGCCCGCCGCGAATCCTGGCCGGCGACTTCAACGCCACCCTGGACCACGCGGCGCTGCGCCGGCTGATCGCGGCAGGCTACGTCGACGCCGCCGACGCGACCGGCGACGGGCTGGTCGGCACCTGGGGGCCGTACAGCGGTAGCCCGATCCCGCCGGTGACGCTGGACCGGGTGCTGGTGGACGACCGGATCGGGGTGCGGTCGGTGACCGTGCACCGGGTGCCCGGCAGCGACCACCGGATGGTCGTCGCCGGGCTGGTGCTGCCGGCCGCTTGA
- a CDS encoding MoxR family ATPase, whose translation MTTTEPQVSTEQPADAAPAAAALEQTLFEVKRVIVGQDRLVERLLTALLANGHCLLEGVPGIAKTLAAQTLAVAVGGSFSRIQFTPDLVPSDIVGTRIYRASTESFDVELGPVMANLVLADEINRAPAKVQSALLEAMAERQVSIGGRSYPVPDPFLVLATQNPIESEGVYQLPEAQRDRFLMKVVVDYPTDEEELGILYRMGVDRPQPRQVLDAATLCAMQQQAREVFVHHALAEYIVRLVLATRRPQLFGLPELTGLLAYGASPRATLGLVAAARGLALLRGRDYVLPEDVRELATDVLAHRLVLSFDAVADGVDAGSIVRRLIQVVPPPRIAPAHDQRPGLAAVA comes from the coding sequence ATGACGACGACCGAGCCACAAGTCAGTACGGAACAGCCAGCCGACGCCGCTCCGGCCGCGGCCGCACTGGAGCAGACGCTGTTCGAGGTCAAACGGGTGATCGTCGGGCAGGACCGGCTGGTCGAGCGGCTACTCACCGCGTTGCTCGCCAACGGACACTGCCTGCTGGAGGGCGTACCGGGGATCGCCAAGACCCTCGCGGCGCAGACCCTCGCGGTCGCCGTCGGCGGCAGCTTCTCCCGGATCCAGTTCACCCCCGACCTGGTGCCCTCCGACATCGTCGGCACCCGGATCTACCGGGCGTCGACCGAGTCGTTCGACGTCGAACTCGGGCCGGTGATGGCCAATCTGGTGCTCGCCGACGAGATCAACCGGGCGCCGGCCAAGGTGCAGTCGGCGCTGCTCGAGGCGATGGCCGAGCGGCAGGTCTCGATCGGCGGCCGCAGCTACCCGGTGCCGGACCCGTTCCTGGTACTGGCCACCCAGAACCCGATCGAGTCCGAAGGCGTCTACCAGCTTCCGGAGGCGCAACGGGACCGGTTCCTGATGAAGGTCGTGGTCGACTACCCGACCGACGAGGAGGAGCTCGGCATCCTCTACCGGATGGGGGTGGACCGCCCGCAGCCCCGCCAGGTGCTGGACGCGGCCACCCTGTGCGCGATGCAGCAGCAGGCCCGGGAGGTGTTCGTCCACCACGCGCTCGCCGAGTACATCGTCCGGCTGGTGCTGGCCACCCGCCGCCCGCAACTGTTCGGGCTGCCGGAGCTGACCGGGCTGCTGGCGTACGGTGCCAGCCCGCGCGCCACCCTCGGTCTGGTCGCCGCCGCCCGGGGCCTGGCACTGCTGCGCGGCCGCGACTACGTGCTGCCCGAGGACGTCCGGGAACTCGCCACCGACGTGCTCGCCCACCGGCTGGTGCTCTCCTTCGACGCGGTCGCGGACGGCGTCGACGCCGGGTCGATCGTCCGCCGGCTGATCCAGGTGGTCCCGCCGCCGCGGATCGCGCCGGCCCACGACCAGCGACCCGGACTGGCGGCCGTCGCGTGA
- a CDS encoding DUF58 domain-containing protein, giving the protein MTGDCPPGPATLPELTPPDPLRRLELTVTRRLDGLLHGQHLGLLPGAGSEPAGSREYRPGEDEVRRMDWAVTARTTVPHVREVDADRELTCWLLVDGTASMDFGTGELEKRELAVAAVAAVGFLTAGTGNAVGAQLIGAGGIRRFPARTGRDHLLHLLRALLAAPRVPADRSGRDAPPPLADGIDGLRRAATRRGLAVVVSDFLDGLPDDPADRPDWERPLRRLAAGHQVLAIEVTDPRELDLPDVGVITVEDPETGRRREISTASRDLRRRYAEAAAEQRGQVAGAIRRSGAAHLALRTDRDWVADIVRHVHRQRQLAGCPPARPAPVPAGGDR; this is encoded by the coding sequence GTGACTGGCGACTGCCCGCCCGGCCCGGCCACCCTGCCGGAGCTGACCCCACCGGACCCGCTGCGCCGGCTGGAGCTGACCGTGACCCGGCGGCTGGACGGCCTGCTGCACGGGCAGCACCTGGGTCTGCTGCCCGGCGCCGGCAGCGAACCCGCCGGCAGCCGGGAGTACCGGCCCGGCGAGGACGAGGTACGCCGGATGGACTGGGCGGTCACCGCCCGGACCACCGTGCCGCACGTCCGCGAGGTCGACGCCGACCGGGAGCTGACCTGCTGGCTGCTGGTCGACGGGACGGCCAGCATGGACTTCGGCACCGGTGAGCTGGAGAAGCGGGAACTGGCGGTGGCGGCGGTCGCCGCGGTCGGCTTCCTGACCGCCGGCACCGGCAACGCGGTCGGGGCGCAGCTGATCGGGGCGGGCGGCATCCGCCGGTTCCCGGCCCGCACCGGCCGGGACCATCTGCTGCACCTGCTCCGTGCGCTGCTCGCGGCGCCCCGCGTACCGGCCGACCGGTCCGGCCGGGACGCGCCGCCGCCGCTGGCCGACGGGATCGACGGGCTCCGGCGGGCGGCCACCCGGCGCGGGCTGGCGGTGGTGGTCTCCGACTTCCTCGACGGACTGCCGGACGACCCGGCCGACCGGCCGGACTGGGAACGGCCGCTGCGCCGGCTCGCCGCCGGGCACCAGGTGCTGGCGATCGAGGTCACCGACCCCCGGGAACTCGACCTGCCCGACGTCGGGGTGATCACCGTCGAGGACCCGGAGACCGGCCGTCGGCGGGAGATCAGCACCGCCAGCCGGGACCTGCGGCGACGGTACGCCGAGGCCGCCGCCGAGCAGCGTGGCCAGGTGGCCGGGGCGATCCGCCGGTCCGGCGCGGCCCATCTGGCGCTGCGTACCGACCGGGACTGGGTGGCCGACATAGTCCGGCACGTGCACCGCCAACGGCAACTGGCCGGCTGCCCGCCGGCCCGCCCCGCCCCGGTACCGGCAGGAGGAGACCGATGA
- a CDS encoding VWA domain-containing protein: MTWQSPERLWLLAAVAALAGGYLLMQRRGARYAVRFTNLRLLDRVAPQRPAWRRHLPAGLFLAMLALLVAGFARPMDEVRVPRERATVMVAVDVSTSMLANDVRPDRLGAAKRSAHEFVGDLPAQFNVGLVAFAGNASVLVGPGTDREALGAGIDRLAEGITGAQGTAIGEAIKTSLEAIRSLDAQAAEEIPPARIVLLSDGANTSGRSPESAAAEAVEAGIPIDTISVGTAAGYIDYGGGRPLRVPVDGENLEAVAELTGGAYHEAASSSQLSAVYADIGTSVGYRLELADVSARFIGFGLLLAVAAAGTSLLWFSRLP, from the coding sequence ATGACGTGGCAGTCCCCGGAGCGGCTGTGGCTGCTCGCCGCGGTTGCCGCGCTGGCCGGCGGCTATCTGCTGATGCAGCGGCGCGGTGCCCGGTACGCGGTTCGGTTCACCAACCTGCGGCTGCTGGACCGGGTGGCGCCGCAGCGTCCGGCCTGGCGTCGGCACCTGCCGGCCGGCCTGTTCCTGGCGATGCTGGCGTTGCTGGTGGCCGGGTTCGCCCGGCCGATGGACGAGGTCCGGGTGCCCCGGGAACGAGCCACGGTGATGGTCGCGGTGGACGTGTCCACCTCGATGCTGGCCAACGACGTACGGCCGGATCGGCTCGGCGCGGCGAAACGGTCGGCGCACGAGTTCGTCGGCGATCTGCCGGCGCAGTTCAACGTCGGCCTGGTGGCGTTCGCCGGCAACGCCTCGGTGCTGGTCGGGCCGGGTACCGACCGGGAGGCGCTGGGAGCCGGCATCGACCGGCTCGCCGAAGGGATCACCGGGGCCCAGGGCACCGCCATCGGCGAGGCGATCAAGACGTCGCTGGAGGCGATCCGGTCGCTGGACGCGCAGGCCGCCGAGGAGATCCCACCGGCGCGGATCGTGCTGCTGTCCGACGGGGCGAACACGTCCGGGCGGTCGCCGGAATCGGCGGCGGCCGAGGCGGTGGAGGCCGGGATCCCGATCGACACCATCTCGGTCGGGACCGCCGCCGGCTACATCGACTACGGCGGCGGCCGGCCGCTGCGGGTGCCGGTGGACGGCGAGAACCTCGAAGCGGTGGCCGAGTTGACCGGCGGTGCCTACCACGAGGCGGCCAGCAGCAGCCAGTTGAGTGCCGTGTACGCCGACATCGGCACCTCGGTCGGCTACCGGCTGGAGCTGGCCGACGTGTCGGCCCGGTTCATCGGATTCGGTCTGCTGCTCGCCGTGGCTGCCGCCGGGACCTCGCTGTTGTGGTTCTCCCGGCTGCCCTGA
- a CDS encoding trypsin-like peptidase domain-containing protein: MTVPTGLGEPRGPWFVSPDADRWPGLDGSAVPPAPTPPRRWRRRLLTVAAVLTLSAASGGLAGAVVAGRGGDAGQPAALPSPSATPGVSPDLVAAAAKVLPGVVSVQVERGSMISGGSGFAIDDQHHIITNDHILDGDSEPGTPLNGHQVSVVAQDGRRLVAEVVGRDPGSDIAVLRVPSSAGLRPLALAQPGATQVGESVLAVGSPLGLSGTVTAGIVSALDREVMLGNGGRQTAVQTDASINPGNSGGPLVNVDGEVIGVNTAIATLEGVGSIGIGFAIPIHRAEQTADEIIRRGG, translated from the coding sequence ATGACTGTGCCCACCGGGCTGGGCGAGCCGCGTGGCCCGTGGTTCGTCTCGCCGGACGCGGACCGCTGGCCGGGGCTGGACGGCTCCGCCGTACCGCCGGCACCGACCCCGCCGCGACGGTGGCGCCGCCGGCTGCTGACCGTCGCCGCGGTGCTCACCCTGTCGGCGGCGTCCGGCGGGCTGGCCGGCGCGGTGGTCGCCGGCCGGGGCGGCGACGCGGGACAGCCGGCGGCGCTGCCGTCGCCGTCGGCCACCCCCGGGGTGTCGCCGGACCTGGTGGCGGCGGCGGCCAAGGTGCTGCCCGGTGTGGTGTCGGTCCAGGTCGAGCGGGGCAGCATGATATCCGGCGGGTCCGGCTTCGCGATCGACGACCAGCATCACATCATCACCAACGACCACATCCTGGACGGCGACAGCGAACCGGGGACTCCGCTCAACGGCCACCAGGTCAGCGTCGTCGCCCAGGACGGTAGGCGGCTCGTCGCCGAGGTGGTCGGCCGGGACCCGGGCAGCGACATCGCGGTGCTGCGGGTGCCGTCGTCCGCCGGTCTTCGTCCGCTGGCCCTGGCCCAGCCCGGCGCCACCCAGGTCGGAGAGTCGGTCCTGGCGGTCGGCTCCCCGCTCGGCCTATCCGGCACGGTCACCGCCGGGATTGTCAGCGCCCTGGACCGTGAGGTGATGCTCGGCAACGGCGGGCGGCAGACCGCGGTGCAGACCGACGCGTCGATCAATCCCGGCAACTCGGGCGGGCCGCTGGTCAACGTCGACGGCGAGGTGATCGGGGTGAACACCGCCATCGCCACGTTGGAGGGTGTCGGGTCGATCGGCATCGGCTTCGCCATCCCGATCCACCGGGCCGAGCAGACGGCCGACGAGATCATCCGGCGGGGCGGCTGA
- the arfB gene encoding alternative ribosome rescue aminoacyl-tRNA hydrolase ArfB — MAAGEMRVTDSVVIPAGELTERFSRSSGPGGQGVNTADSRVELSFDVAGSTALPSWLRQRAVQRLASRLVGGVLTVTASEHRNQLANRAAARDRLSALLREAIAPPAPPRRPTRPSRAAKERRISDKKRRAQTKRLRRGDPD; from the coding sequence ATGGCGGCAGGCGAGATGCGGGTCACCGACTCGGTGGTGATCCCGGCGGGCGAGTTGACCGAGCGGTTCTCCCGTTCGTCCGGACCCGGCGGCCAGGGTGTCAACACGGCGGACTCGCGGGTCGAGCTGTCGTTCGACGTCGCCGGCTCGACCGCGCTGCCGTCGTGGCTGCGCCAGCGGGCGGTGCAGCGGCTGGCCAGTCGGTTGGTCGGCGGGGTGTTGACGGTCACCGCCAGCGAGCACCGCAACCAGTTGGCGAACCGGGCCGCGGCCCGGGACCGGTTGTCCGCGCTGCTGCGGGAGGCGATCGCGCCGCCGGCGCCGCCGCGGCGGCCGACCCGGCCGTCCCGGGCGGCGAAGGAACGGCGGATCAGCGACAAGAAACGCCGGGCGCAGACGAAGCGTCTGCGCCGCGGCGATCCTGACTGA
- a CDS encoding S8 family serine peptidase, whose protein sequence is MSAVHQRRGYRKQIAALSTVVVLAAAVAGGSATRPDDVPATRPGTAPAGDFASLWNGSPGIGQGTSLADVRSIVGADTPATAALDGTGIGIAMIDTGVVPVPGLPANRLVNGPDLSFESQATNLRWLDTYGHGTHLAGVLIGDDPTSGARGLAPKAKLTSVKVGTANGAVDVSQVIAAVDWVVTNRDHDPTHPIRVLNLAYGSAGNPAFWTDPLHFAVEQAWHAGIVVVAAAGNDGNGFGRLDNPATNPYVVTVGASLTKGTLTTADDELAPFTNLATAGRQLDLLAPGESVLSLRNPGSNVDNHYPGARVGSTLFRGTGTSQAVAVTSAVAALLLQAKPWLTPDEVKQVLVESGTFLPTGGGANLGLRSINLQTALTYTPVWQPQQWTRSDGHGPIDASRGTSRVARNNVTLQGEQSIFGPFSSPAWASQSAARTAWSGGVWLGHRMAADGWTGTSWASRTWGGAAWTSPSWDGSGSWVDPAWSSHFWSTGSWTPGDWGSHFWSTDSWANACWC, encoded by the coding sequence ATGAGCGCTGTACACCAACGGCGCGGATACCGAAAACAAATCGCTGCACTGTCGACGGTCGTGGTGCTCGCCGCCGCCGTGGCCGGCGGGTCGGCGACGCGGCCGGACGACGTGCCCGCGACGCGGCCGGGCACCGCACCGGCCGGGGACTTCGCCAGCCTGTGGAACGGCTCCCCCGGCATCGGCCAGGGCACCTCACTGGCCGACGTCCGGAGCATCGTCGGCGCGGACACCCCGGCGACGGCGGCACTGGACGGCACCGGGATCGGCATCGCGATGATCGACACCGGGGTGGTACCGGTCCCCGGCCTGCCGGCGAACCGGCTGGTCAACGGCCCGGACCTGTCCTTCGAGTCGCAGGCGACAAATCTGCGCTGGCTCGACACCTACGGACACGGCACCCACCTCGCCGGTGTACTGATCGGCGACGATCCGACCAGCGGCGCACGCGGGCTGGCACCGAAGGCGAAACTGACCTCGGTCAAGGTCGGTACGGCCAACGGCGCGGTCGACGTCTCACAGGTCATCGCGGCGGTCGACTGGGTCGTCACCAACCGCGACCACGACCCCACCCATCCGATCCGGGTACTGAACCTGGCGTACGGCTCCGCCGGCAACCCAGCCTTCTGGACCGATCCGCTGCACTTCGCCGTCGAACAGGCGTGGCACGCCGGGATCGTGGTCGTGGCGGCCGCCGGCAACGACGGCAACGGGTTCGGCCGGCTGGACAATCCAGCGACCAACCCGTACGTCGTCACGGTCGGCGCCAGTCTGACCAAGGGCACGCTGACCACCGCCGACGACGAACTCGCGCCGTTCACCAACCTCGCCACCGCCGGCCGGCAACTGGATCTGCTGGCTCCCGGCGAATCGGTGCTGTCGCTGCGTAACCCGGGCTCCAACGTCGACAACCACTACCCCGGTGCCCGGGTCGGCAGCACCCTGTTCCGGGGCACCGGCACCTCGCAGGCGGTCGCGGTCACCTCGGCCGTCGCCGCGCTGCTGCTCCAAGCCAAGCCGTGGCTGACCCCGGACGAGGTCAAGCAGGTGCTGGTGGAGAGCGGCACCTTCCTGCCCACCGGCGGGGGCGCGAACCTCGGTCTGCGCAGCATCAACCTGCAGACGGCGCTGACCTACACCCCGGTGTGGCAGCCGCAGCAGTGGACAAGGTCCGACGGACACGGCCCGATCGACGCGTCCCGGGGCACCAGCCGGGTGGCCCGCAACAACGTGACGCTGCAGGGCGAGCAGAGCATCTTCGGCCCGTTCAGCAGCCCGGCCTGGGCCAGCCAGTCCGCGGCCCGGACCGCCTGGTCCGGCGGCGTCTGGCTGGGCCACCGGATGGCCGCGGACGGCTGGACCGGCACCTCCTGGGCCAGTCGCACCTGGGGCGGCGCGGCCTGGACCTCGCCGTCCTGGGACGGCTCTGGGTCCTGGGTGGACCCCGCCTGGTCGAGCCACTTCTGGTCCACCGGATCGTGGACGCCGGGCGACTGGGGATCGCACTTCTGGTCCACCGACAGCTGGGCCAACGCCTGCTGGTGCTGA